One Phaseolus vulgaris cultivar G19833 chromosome 11, P. vulgaris v2.0, whole genome shotgun sequence genomic window carries:
- the LOC137824092 gene encoding uncharacterized protein yields MKRSYPDSRRIILLIDVWSVEDPYRKKQLVSFLETLHSFPPLSSSLFAFKFFFSSLSPLLSFSKLQPFLPNPSLSFDLPSSALPRLSHALSSLPTSALHPHSAPNALHLAHSLSQLLHDHSWDHPSPHIVPPNLLFLFSPSFTSFTSLASFLNADPALLFHDANSFCHTVSSFFANVARSFTSRGIHCTWISVGGENIETNPSDEDGAREASSLLRTAVRGLGWGFCSLDSLLLGSGLVPFGLVYPLIGVSLSCCSGGVGVSGQLRLSILDVNESPIEYDCCDLEFVDVKGNLNFLGGGGERREGFWKMCLGGGVKLEVKVVRKCDGFVWTEDRLSDSVLVREEFRGMKKKEKVGLNDFFADRVLELVATEFGCEWRRKQVPIWEMLLSFLYKEDCWALVAVSNGKGESCIGILRPFTVLAGLLTVLGDPHGASGFGEANIEQYVKMVDHDVCKSESKFNEELLSSRGKKSDVAVECPRSKKRMNLNTLRDLTWSSFCKSVLEQLETDLLDVYCAIEANKSKKLKFLKCWMKQMKKSSCSDITLSEKLKPNSIVAELGSGKLNDLPQNDEPPLYSFASAEINPEPEALQIQEDAVLDFRSETSETFFSNLADRIKRGIESKVVDMGALAERLVNSCIHWLCQKVDKETVSQGQSPLKDHDTSGGMIASELIKLLLREPKEIAAEHKSQNPLSQSQTFDSGPTTPIAEHVVREYELQILFRMEILQSEVGNEVEDSCKQKFVKQICLLLENIQCHMEVGFFGDWTLENYVTKLIKDRYALTLEDVVQKIYFKMDLMLFADEDETPNSLLNSEDSNKSLNRKAYRDVVFENDVSNEPTSAENVPFQLQKDVSGRLPRIVYDCDRKLIEAKEKRVRALRLSSFTSSMPVLRRVRAPTQKSVKSKTDLLQRVRKRKERERGNYGTVCETPMTVNKHSNSRAQGSDHDHGLADGSKPYGSVSKALFKDDL; encoded by the exons ATGAAGCGGTCTTACCCCGACAGCCGCCGCATCATCCTTCTGATCGACGTTTGGAGTGTGGAGGATCCCTACCGGAAAAAACAGTTAGTTTCGTTTCTGGAAACCCTACACTCTTTTCCtcctctttcttcttccctCTTTGCCTTCAaattcttcttctcttctctctccCCTCTTCTTTCCTTCTCAAAGCTTCAACCTTTCCTACCAAACCCCTCTCTCTCCTTCGACCTCCCTTCCTCCGCTCTCCCACGGCTCTCCCACGCCCTCTCCTCCCTCCCCACCTCCGCTCTCCACCCTCACTCCGCCCCCAACGCCCTCCACCTCGCTCACTCCCTCTCCCAACTCCTCCACGACCACTCCTGGGACCATCCTTCCCCCCACATCGTCCCTCCCAATTTGCTCTTCCTTTTCTCCCCCTCTTTCACTTCATTCACTTCCCTCGCCTCTTTCCTCAACGCCGATCCTGCTCTTCTTTTCCATGATGCCAATTCCTTCTGTCACACTGTTTCTTCCTTCTTTGCCAATGTTGCTCGCTCATTCACCTCCAGGGGAATTCACTGTACTTGGATTAGCGTTGGGGGAGAAAATATTGAGACAAACCCTAGCGATGAGGATGGGGCTAGAGAAGCTTCTTCTTTGCTTCGGACTGCGGTTCGGGGGCTCGGCTGGGGCTTTTGCTCGCTGGATTCGCTTCTTCTTGGTTCTGGGCTTGTTCCGTTTGGGCTGGTTTATCCCTTGATTGGGGTTTCGTTGAGTTGTTGTTCTGGGGGTGTTGGTGTTAGTGGGCAGTTGAGGCTTTCGATCTTGGATGTGAATGAGAGTCCCATTGAGTATGATTGTTGTGATCTTGAGTTTGTTGATGTgaagggaaatttgaattttttaggtGGAGGGGGTGAAAGGAGGGAGGGTTTTTGGAAGATGTGTTTGGGTGGAGGTGTGAAATTGGAGGTTAAGGTTGTGCGGAAGTGTGATGGGTTTGTTTGGACGGAGGACCGGTTGTCTGATTCGGTTCTAGTGCGTGAGGAATTCAGgggaatgaagaagaaagagaaggtgggtttgaatgatttttttgcTGATAGGGTTCTTGAGCTTGTTGCCACTGAGTTTGGTTGTGAGTGGCGGCGAAAACAGGTGCCCATTTGGGAGATGCTGCTGAGTTTTCTGTATAAAGAAGATTGTTGGGCGTTGGTGGCTGTTTCTAATGGCAAGGGTGAGTCATGTATTGGTATTCTGAGACCTTTTACTGTGCTTGCTGGTCTCTTGACTGTGTTGGGGGATCCACATGGGGCTAGTGGTTTTGGTGAAGCAAATATTGAGCAATATGTAAAGATGGTGGATCATGATGTTTGCAAATCTGAGTCCAAATTTAATGAGGAGTTGTTGAGTTCTCGAGGTAAGAAGAGTGATGTGGCCGTTGAGTGTCCTCGGAGTAAGAAGAGGATGAATTTGAATACACTTCGAGACCTCACATGGAGCTCATTCTGCAAGTCAGTGTTAGAACAGTTAGAGACTGATTTGCTTGATGTTTATTGTGCCATAGAAGCTAACAAGTCTAAAAAGTTGAAATTTTTGAAATGCTGGATGAAACAGATGAAGAAATCTAGCTGTTCTGATATAACTTTGTCAGAAAAGCTCAAGCCAAATTCAATAGTAGCGGAACTGGGTAGCGGTAAGTTGAATGACTTGCCTCAAAATGATGAACCACCACTGTACTCATTTGCATCAGCTGAAATTAATCCGGAGCCGGAGGCTTTGCAAATACAGGAGGATGCTGTGTTAGACTTTAGGTCAGAAACATCTGAAACATTTTTCAGTAATCTTGCTGATAGGATCAAACGGGGAATTGAATCAAAAGTTGTAGACATGGGGGCCTTGGCAGAGCGACTAGTAAATTCTTGTATACACTGGCTATGTCAGAAGGTTGATAAAGAAACTGTTTCTCAGGGTCAGTCTCCTTTGAAAGATCATGATACTAGTGGTGGAATGATTGCATCTGAGCTAATAAAGCTTCTATTAAGGGAGCCGAAGGAGATAGCCGCTGAGCATAAAAGCCAAAATCCATTATCTCAGTCTCAGACATTTGATTCTGGACCTACCACACCTATTGCAGAGCATGTAGTTAGAGA ATATGAACTGCAGATTTTATTTCGCATGGAGATTTTACAATCAGAGGTTGGAAATGAAGTTGAAGATTCCTGCAAACAGAAGTTTGTAAAACAAATATGCCTGCTTTTAGAGAACATTCAGTGTCACATGGAAGTGGGATTCTTTGGTGATTGGACTCTTGAAAATTATGTGACTAAGTTAATAAAAGACAG GTATGCACTCACTCTTGAAGATGTGGTTCAGAAAATATACTTCAAAATGGACCTGATGCTGTTTGCCGATGAAGATGAAACACCAAATAGTTTACTCAACAGTGAAGACAGCAACAAATCCTTGAACAGAAAAGCATACAGAGATGTGGTATTTGAAAATGATGTCAGTAATGAACCTACTTCAGCAGAAAATGTGCCCTTTCAGTTGCAAAAGGATGTCAGTGGAAGATTACCAAGGATCGTATATGACTGTGATAGAAAACTAATTGAAGCTAAAGAGAAGAGAGTGAGAGCTCTAAGATTGTCATCTTTTACAAGTTCGATGCCTGTTTTACGAAGAGTGAGGGCGCCAACGCAGAAGAGTGTGAAATCCAAGACAGATCTGCTTCAAAGGGTGCGAAAAAGGAAGGAACGAGAAAGGGGAAACTATGGCACTGTATGTGAGACCCCAATGACAGTAAATAAGCATTCAAACTCAAGGGCACAGGGTTCTGATCATGACCATGGTCTGGCTGATGGAAGTAAACCATATGGCTCAGTTTCTAAGGCATTGTTCAAGGATGATCTTTGA